Below is a genomic region from Laspinema palackyanum D2c.
AATTTGGAAAGAAAAACTATTAAATGCTTTGGGTTCAAACGGTCAAATTATTATTGATGTTATCCCGGAAGTTGAGCTAATTATTGGTCTTCAGCATCCGGTCAATCAACTCGGACCCAGTGAATCTCAAAACCGATTTAATTTAGTTTTTCAAAACTTTATTCGCGTCTTTTGCACTCGACAAAATCCCTTAGTCATTTTCCTGGATGACTTGCAGTGGGCAGATTCGGCCACCCTCAAGTTGCTTGAGTTAATGATGACCGATGAACAGACCCGATATCTATTTCCTATTGGAGCTTATCGGGATAACGAAGTCAACCCCACTCATCCGTTGACCCTCACCTTGGATGGATTGCGGAAGCAAGGGGCGACGATTAATCAAATGACCTTAACACCGTTGGGGATTGACCAAATCACCCAACTGATTAGTGAGACGTTGCATCAGGACCGAACCACGGTACAACCCTTGGCAGAATTAGTGGTGCAGAAAACCCAAGGGAATCCCTTTTTTGTCAACCAATTTTTGAAGACGCTGTATCAAGAGAACCTGCTCACCTTTAACCCCAATGCCGGGACAAACCAAATTGGCGGATGGCAATGGGATATTGACCAAATTAAGGCGGTGGGGATTACAGATAATGTGGTCGAATTGATGGTCAGCAAATTGCGGAAGTTGCCGGAAGCGACCCAAGAAGTGCTCCGTCTAGGGTCTTGCTTAGGGAACCAATTTGACTTAAATACCCTGTCCTTAATTTATGCTAAGGAATCCTTTGGCACGTTTTCCGATATGTCCCCGGCGATCGCTGAGGGATTAATCCTCCCCATCACCCCGGAAGAAGTCACAGACCCCAGTTCAATTAATCCCCTATTAATTCTCAGTTACAAGTTTTTACATGACCGCGTACAGCAGGCCGCTTATGCTTTAATTGAAGATTCCCAAAAAAAGGCAGTTCACCTCCAAATTGGCCGAATGTTAGTCGCCAGTACCCCGGAAGAATATTGGGCGGATAAAATCTTTGAACTGGTGGATCATTTGAATGTAGGCCGATCGCTAATTCACGAAGAGGCGGAAATCATAGAATTGGCAACTTTAAATTTAGAAGCGGCCAAAAAAGCTAAAAATGCCACGGCCTATGTTGCCGCCCAGCAATATCTAAAAGCAGGGATGGACCGTCTCAACGATACCATTTGGGACCGCGATTATGAGTTGGCATTGGAACTCTACAAACAGCGCTCACAGGTGGAGTATCTCAATGGCAACTTTGAAGAATCAGAAACCTTTATCAAGGAAATTCTCAACCGCACCCCCTCAGATTTAGAAAAGGCCGAAGTCAAGAATCTGCTGTTACTGCAATATGTCTTGCGTGGGGAATACAGTCAAGGGTTAAAAACCGGACGAGAAGCCCTCGCACTTCTGGGAATCGAGTTACCGGAAACCGATTTAGAAGGGGCGATCGGGGCCGAATTTGCTGCCGCTAAAGCCCAATGGGAAGGGAAAGAGATTGCCCGGTTAATTGATGAACCTCAGACTACTCGACCTGAGACCAAAATCGCCTTAAAACTCCTCACCACCGTTGCAGCGCCAGCCTACTTGATTGATCCGCAACTCTGGATCGCGATCGTCCTCAAAGGGGTAAATTTATCTTTGGAATATGGCAGTATCCCTGAATCTTGTATTTCCTTTACCAATTATGGAATCCTGCTCAATTCAGTCTTAGGAGACTATAAATCTGGCTATGAATTTGGATTGTTAGCCCTAAATTTAATTGAAAAATGGGGAAGTATTGAACTAAAAAGTAAAGCCTGTGCTGGATTTGCCAATAGTTTAAGTTTTTGGTTTAAACATATCAAAGAATCCAACCTGATCAACAAAGAAGGCTATCAAGCGTCCTTGGAGTCGGGGGATTTAGAATATGCAGGCTATATTCTCCATAATACAGTTCTCAATGCTTATTTTGAGGGGCAAAACCTGGGGCAAATTAGTAAGGAAACCACTCCCTGTTTTCATTTCGCCCAAAAAACCAAAAATCAAATCTCAAGCGACCTCGCCCTGGGGTTGCAACTGACTCTCTTTAATTTAATGAAAATCACACCAGACCCCCTAGATTTTTCATATGAAGAAACCAGCGAAGCCGAGTATTTGGCAAGTTGTTACCAGGAGAACAAATTTTATGCCCTCTGTAATTACTTAATCCGGAAATTACAGGTTCTCTATCTCTATAATCGCCTAGAGGAAGCCAAAAATTGTGCCTTAGAAGTGGAAAAATATCTGCTTTATATTACCGGCACTTTGCCAACGACCGACTATAATTTTTACCACTCGCTGCTGTTATGTGCACTTTGTACGGAGGCATCACCGGAAGAACAAACCGAGCATTTGCAAAAAATTACGGTTAATCAAGAACAGATGAAAGTTTGGGCGGGCAATTGTCCGGACAACTTTGAACATAAATATCTGTTAGTAGCCGCAGAACTTGCCCGGATTGCGGGAGACGAAGAGGAAACTCTCGACTTATATGATCGCGCCATAGAATCCGCCCGCAAATATGAGTTTATTCAAAATGAAGCCTTAGCTAACGAACTGGCGGCCCAATATTGGTTCCAACGGAATAAACAAAAATATGGCCGAGTTCATCTACAGGAAGCCTATTATGGGTATCAACGCTGGGGTGCATTGAGAAAAGTTACCGAACTAGAGGCAATTTATCCGCAATTACTGACCAAATCGCCACGAAGTTCGGGGGCGATCGACACTCGCACCACCGCGATTCATACCACCACGGATAATCATGCGGGTATCCTGGATTTAGCCTCAGTAATGAAAGCATCCCAAGCGATTTCGGGAGAAATTGTTCTGGATAAATTACTGGCAAAACTGATGAAAATCTCCATCGAAAATGCCGGTGCACAAAAAGGCTGTTTAATCTTACCCACAGAAGGTAAACTCACCATTGCGGCTGAATCGTCTGTTGATCGCGAAGAAGTGATCGTCGCTCAATCTGCACGGGGAACCCTGGGAGGGCGATCGCTCGAACCGGATCAAGTCCCCGTTACCATTATTAACTATGTCGAACGGACCAAATCCGATGTCGTCCTCACCGATGCCGCCAGCGATGGCAAATTCACCGCAGACCCTTATATTATTTCCCATAACTTAAAATCGGTTCTGTGCCTCCCCATCCTCGATCGCGGTCAATTAATTGGCATCCTATACTTAGAAAATAATCTCACTACAGGAGCTTTTACCAGCAACCGCTTAGAAGTCTTAAGACTCCTCTCAGCACAAGCAGCAATTTCCTTAGAAAATGCGCTATTATATGCCTCCGTCGAGCAGAAAGTCCAACAACGCACCCAGGAGTTAAACGAAAAAAATACCCGCCTTGAACAAACTTTGCATGAACTGCAACGCACCCAAGCGCAACTGATTCAAAGCGAAAAAATGTCTGGACTCGGACAAATGGTAGCCGGGGTTGCTCATGAAATTAACAATCCCGTTGGATTCATTTATGGCAACCTCACCCCTGCTTCCCAATATGTCCAAGATTTGCTAAATTTAATTGAAACCTATCAGCAGGAATATCCCCATCCCACCCCAATTATCACCGAAACCCTAGAAGAACTCGACCTAGAGTTTATTGTGGAAGACTTGCAGAAACTGCTCGATTCCATGAAAGGAGGTGCAGAACGGATTCGGAATATTGTCCTGTCCCTGCGAAACTTTGCGCGTCATGATGAAGCGGATATGAAACCCGTGGATATTCATGAAGGCATCCAAAGCACCTTGATGATTTTGCAACCCCGACTGCGATGCGAAGGCGAACAACGGGGAATTGAGGTGATAGAAGACTATGCTACCTTACCCCGAGTCACTTGTTATGCCTCGGAACTGAATCAGGTGTTCATGAATATTTTGAGTAATGCGATTTATGCCTTAGAAAAGGATGAAAACACGGCTAAACCGACAATTCAGATTCGCACCGAACTGAGCGATCGCCACTCGGCGATCGTCCGTATTGCTGATAATGGTCCGGGAATGAGCAATGAAGTATTAAGGCGAATTTTCGACCCCTTTTTCACTACCAAACCCGTGGGTTCCGGGACGGGTTTAGGGTTATCCATCAGCTATCAAATCGTTGTAGAAGCACATGGCGGAGAACTCACCTGCACCAGTGCACCGGGAAGCGGAACCGAATTTGTCATTGAGATTCCCCTGCAACCGCGAACAAGGTTTAGTTAGGGACCTCAAAAAAATAAAACCTCCAAAATGTTCGTAGTAACCCCTTCAGGGGTTCCTTTAAAGATGACTCGGTGAAGGAGTCACTACGAACATTTGGATGAGTTATATTTTGCCATCCCCTTAACCGACAAACTTATAAACCCGGTTGCTTTGAGATACCGGGTTTTTAACTCCACCCAATATCTACCTGAACCGCTAAAATTCCATGAGTGAATCCTCCATCCGTCCCGCCATCATTACCAAAGTAATTCCCGACTCCATCGCTGCCGAAATGGGATTTGAACCGGGCGATGCGATCGTTTCCATCAACCAACAAAAACCCCGAGACTTAATTGATTATCAATTTCTTTGTTCCGATGAACTCCTCGAACTCGAAGTCATAGACCGCCGAGGCAAAACCCATCAATTAGAAATCGAAAAAGACTACGATGAGGACCTCGGATTAGAATTTGAGTCTGCCTTATTTGATGGACTGATTCAATGCAACAATCGCTGTCCCTTCTGCTTCATCGACCAAAAACCCCCGGGAATGCGAGATACCCTCTATCTCAAAGACGATGACTATCGCCTCAGTTTTCTCTATGGTTCCTACCTCACCCTCACTAACCTCAGTCAAAAAGAGTGGAACCGCATTGAACAAATGCGCCTCTCTCCCCTCTACGTTTCCGTCCATGCTACGGAACCAGAAATTCGCACTCAACTGTTAAAAAATCCTCGCGCCAGCCAGATTCTCGACCAATTAAAGTGGTTTCAACAAAAACGACTACAAATTCATGCTCAAGTCGTCGTTTGTCCCGGAATTAATGATGAAAAACATCTCGAAACTACCCTCTTAGACTTAGCCAAATTTGGCAGAGGAGACATTCCTGCCGTCGCATCCGTAGCCGTCGTCCCCGTCGGCTTAACCCGCTTTCGTCCCGAGGAAGATGAACTCATCCCCGTCACCGCAGAAAAAGCCCGAGAAGTCATCCAACAAGTACAAGCTTTACAACCGAAATTCCGCAAAACATTAGGGTCAACCTTTGCCTGGTTAGCCGATGAATGGTTTTTGATTGCCGGAGAAGAAGTCCCCCTAGAATCTGACTATGAAGACTATCCCCAAATCGGCAATGGCGTCGGTTCAATCCGGCAATTCTTAGATGAATTTGAGGAAGTTGCTACTGAATTATTACCGCCCAACGTATCTCCCTCGCGACAATTCACCTGGGTAGTCGGAAATGCCGTAGAAAAAGCATTTCAACCCATTGTAGACCGCCTCAACTCCGTAGAAGGATTACAGATAGAAATGGTAGCCCTCTGTAGCGATTTCTGGGGACAAACCATGAGCGTTACTGGCGTTTTAACAGGTCAAGATTTGCTGAACGGGTTGCAAAATAGAAGGTTGGGCGATGCCATTTTGCTGCCGGATGTGATGTTAAAACATGGAGAAACGAGGTTTTTGGATAATATGACTGTGGAGGATTTGGCCGCTCAATTAAAAACATCGATATTGCCCGTGAGTGGGATTGATGGGTTAATTTTAGGTTGTATTAATCCCCCGTTATAACCCTTGGACAAGAGTTTGAAGTGTCCTCTGGGGGAAATGGTTTATAGAGCGCGGCTAAATCAGTTTGTGGAACTCCCGGATCTACCGACACCTTTCCCGTCGATACATCCGGGAGTCGCGGGGGATGCGATCGACATTGCGAAGAGTGGAAGGCGGCAAGATGCGATCGCACCTAAACGAACTAGCCACTACTCTATATCATGAGTTGAGTAAAGTGTTGAAAAATTCCTCTTAATGCCGTCGTTCGAGCATGACCAAACGCAAGACCAGAATAATGACTAAAACCCCAGCGACAAGCAAACCTGTGGGAAGAGTAATTAGAGCCAACCAGTGCATCAAAACCATATAGGTCAAAATCTCTCCCATCATCTGGTTTGGACAAGTAATTTCGGGTCCGGAGCCCCCGCACCCCAATAAGTTAACCAATCCCACACCAGCAAAGGCTAGAAAGAATGGAAAAATAGCGCAAAAAACAACAAGGCAAATCAGAATGCCAATAAATTTGGGCGAAAGTAAAAAGGAGAGAACTCTTTGCATTTTTATACCAGATTGAGGGGCTATAGAATGCCTGGGAATACCTGCTTTCACGGATAACCAACTACTTCTTGTAAGGTAGCACTATTTTGTAGTTTTAGGTGTAATGCGAACTGTAAATTCACCTGGCGCAGTTCCCCACCGGCAAACTGCCATCCCTCCGGTGTTGATGCCATCGTTTCACAGGCTTCTCTCCTTACCTCCCCTGGGCGCGATCGCTGGCGGCAGAAAATGCTCGAACACCCCCAGGATAGCTGGGTGAAAAATCGCGATCGTTTTACCATTAAATGTTCTTTTTCAGCGATTTAGGACTGGAGGCAAGGTTGGAATTAATGGAACATCGGTTAATGCTTTGTCGCGCCCGAGACAAAAGTTTCTCAGAAAAACCCTTGCCGGAGGATTTCTATCAAGTCGCCGTCTCGAATCGACATCTGGATGTTCTGAAATCAGAAATCAACTGGGTGCAACAACGCTTAGTTTTAGAGATCAACAATTAATCGGTTAACAAGTCTGGAGCAATGAGTTATTCTGGGATTGCTAAGCTAAGACTGTGCGCCAGAGGTGCGATCGCACCTCTGGCGCTTCTTCAATCTCGAATGAACAGCGATTCCCTAGGGCTGTAGCGGTAAGTACCTTGGACAATCTATTTCTTAAGTAGGAGCCAAATCTAGTTCTTCAGAAGTAGGGTTTTTTAGGAATAAATAGTTACCCTTGTGAATGTAGTAATACCCAAGGACATTATGACGGATAATAACCCGCATTTAAGAATCTATTTCTTAAGTAGCAGCTAAATCTAGTTCTTCAGCAGTAGATTTTCTTATAAATTAAGAGTTAGTCTAGGGAGTGTAGTAATAACCCAGGACATTATGACGGATAATAACCCGAATTTTAACAAGCCTTATGCATATAATCCTGACTTGCCGGAAAAGAATGTTGACAATAGCGAGAACCAGCAGATTCAGGCTGAGACTAACGAAAATACAGAATCTAAGCAAGATGAATCATCAGGTTCAGGCATAGGTGCGAGGATAGCAGGAGCAGCAGTCGGGGGGATACTCGGTGCTCGCTCTGGAGGAATCGTTGGTGCCGTAGCAGGCTCCGTTGCTGGCGCTATGATTGGTAAGGGTACTGCTGATACGGTTAACCGTGCTGTAGATAATTTAGGGGATGCAGCCCACAGTGTCGCAGACGGTATTACCCACACTGTAGAAGATCTAGGCACAGTAGTAAAGGAAACTGCTGAGGAAGTTAAACCCTCTATCAAAGCTACAGCAGAAGCAGTCAAGGAGACTGTTGAGGAAACCAAGCCTTCGATTAAAGGTATAGCCGAATCTGTCAATGAGACAGTTAAGGAAACCAAGCCTTCTGTAGTAAATGCAGTCAAGAGCGCATCCGAGGAAGTCCAACCTACGATTAGAGAAGTAAAAGATTCGGTCAAGCAGACAGTGGAAGGTGTCAAGCCTTCTATACAAAGTGCAGCGGACTCTATTAAGAGCACTGCCGATGAAGTTAAACCTTCTGCCAAAGCTGTAGCTCAGGAAATTGAAGGGGCAACTAAGGATCTGCGATCGACTGTAAAACAGACAGCCAAAGCAGTTGAGCCATCTATAAAAAGTGCGGCCCACTCCCTTGAGTCATCTGGCAAGAGTGCCGCTGAATCCCTGAAGTCATCGGCTAAAAGCGCAGCCGACTCTGCTAAGAATGCAGCGCAGGAGGTTAAGCAGGATGTTAAGTCATCGGCTAAAAGTGCAGCCGAATCTGCTAAAGGTGCAGCGCAGGAGGTTAAGCAGGATGTTAAGTCATCGACTCAAAATACAACCCCATCCCCTCAAAGTACAGGGTATGATTTTAAGTCATCTGCCCCCAATCCAACCCCATTTACTCCAGGTACAGGGCAGGATGTTAAGCCCTCGGCCCCAAATCCAACCCCATTTACTCCAGGTACAGGGCAGGATGTTAAGTCCTCGGCCCAAAAAGCAGCCCAATCTGCTAAAGGTGCAGGGCATGATATTAAGTCATCTGCCCAATATCTAGCCGACGCCGCCGCCGAGAAAAATAAGGAGAAGGAGAGCGATATTCACATCTCCGGCAGTCCTGAAGTCAAGGACAAAGTGGTCATTCATGACCAGAGAATCAATAAGGACTCGGCAAAGTAAGGACTTAACTCCAGCTTGTTAAAGCTAGGGCTAAGAGAGTTTAAAAGAGAGTGGATCTTAGAAAAGAGTCCACTCTTTTCTGTGTAATGGACTCTGACAGTACCAGGATCAATGTAGAGAAGGTCTGCAATTTTCTGATTGCTCCGTCCGGCTACAATCATTGCCAAGATTTCCTGTTCGCGCCTCGTGAGCGGATTTTCCGGTAATTCTTTAGCCTCTGATCCCAATGAGTTAGACAGATGAGCGAAGTGTGAATAGAGTGACCTCTGGTGGGCAATTGAGCCGTATCGGTAGGATGCTAAAACCAATTCCTCGGTTTACATAAAGACGATTGCCTGACTGCCCATATCCTTTAATCCAGCCGTCAGCCTTTACCTCATTTTCTTTACTAAAAGTCATCCAAGACCATTCTGGAGTGAAGGGTAGACGAACTTGCCCCCCATGAGTGTGTCCTGCCACAGCCAAAGGTGCA
It encodes:
- a CDS encoding trifunctional serine/threonine-protein kinase/ATP-binding protein/sensor histidine kinase; translated protein: MMLSVPGYQILAKIYESANTLVYRGRREFDGQPVILKVLHKDYPTDQELASYQQEYELIRSLNLTGVIKAYSLEKYQNTLMMSLEDFGGESLRQLITSQKFTLLGFLNLAVKISESLAELHSANIIHKDINPANIAFNPVTGQLKVIDFSISTVLTREHPTVEKSDALEGTLAYMSPEQTGRMNRSLDRRSDFYSLGVTLYELLSDRLPFETTDAIELVHCHIAIEPVPPHHHNPEVPKALSNIILKLLAKSPEDRYQSAWGLKADLEECLSQLRTTGAISEFPLGRMDISDKFQIPKKLYGRQSEIERFMNAFDRVMGGQTEMILVGGYSGIGKSALVDEIKYKINQKKGYFISGKFDQFQRYVPYSAIVSAFSDLVEQLLTESEKQLEIWKEKLLNALGSNGQIIIDVIPEVELIIGLQHPVNQLGPSESQNRFNLVFQNFIRVFCTRQNPLVIFLDDLQWADSATLKLLELMMTDEQTRYLFPIGAYRDNEVNPTHPLTLTLDGLRKQGATINQMTLTPLGIDQITQLISETLHQDRTTVQPLAELVVQKTQGNPFFVNQFLKTLYQENLLTFNPNAGTNQIGGWQWDIDQIKAVGITDNVVELMVSKLRKLPEATQEVLRLGSCLGNQFDLNTLSLIYAKESFGTFSDMSPAIAEGLILPITPEEVTDPSSINPLLILSYKFLHDRVQQAAYALIEDSQKKAVHLQIGRMLVASTPEEYWADKIFELVDHLNVGRSLIHEEAEIIELATLNLEAAKKAKNATAYVAAQQYLKAGMDRLNDTIWDRDYELALELYKQRSQVEYLNGNFEESETFIKEILNRTPSDLEKAEVKNLLLLQYVLRGEYSQGLKTGREALALLGIELPETDLEGAIGAEFAAAKAQWEGKEIARLIDEPQTTRPETKIALKLLTTVAAPAYLIDPQLWIAIVLKGVNLSLEYGSIPESCISFTNYGILLNSVLGDYKSGYEFGLLALNLIEKWGSIELKSKACAGFANSLSFWFKHIKESNLINKEGYQASLESGDLEYAGYILHNTVLNAYFEGQNLGQISKETTPCFHFAQKTKNQISSDLALGLQLTLFNLMKITPDPLDFSYEETSEAEYLASCYQENKFYALCNYLIRKLQVLYLYNRLEEAKNCALEVEKYLLYITGTLPTTDYNFYHSLLLCALCTEASPEEQTEHLQKITVNQEQMKVWAGNCPDNFEHKYLLVAAELARIAGDEEETLDLYDRAIESARKYEFIQNEALANELAAQYWFQRNKQKYGRVHLQEAYYGYQRWGALRKVTELEAIYPQLLTKSPRSSGAIDTRTTAIHTTTDNHAGILDLASVMKASQAISGEIVLDKLLAKLMKISIENAGAQKGCLILPTEGKLTIAAESSVDREEVIVAQSARGTLGGRSLEPDQVPVTIINYVERTKSDVVLTDAASDGKFTADPYIISHNLKSVLCLPILDRGQLIGILYLENNLTTGAFTSNRLEVLRLLSAQAAISLENALLYASVEQKVQQRTQELNEKNTRLEQTLHELQRTQAQLIQSEKMSGLGQMVAGVAHEINNPVGFIYGNLTPASQYVQDLLNLIETYQQEYPHPTPIITETLEELDLEFIVEDLQKLLDSMKGGAERIRNIVLSLRNFARHDEADMKPVDIHEGIQSTLMILQPRLRCEGEQRGIEVIEDYATLPRVTCYASELNQVFMNILSNAIYALEKDENTAKPTIQIRTELSDRHSAIVRIADNGPGMSNEVLRRIFDPFFTTKPVGSGTGLGLSISYQIVVEAHGGELTCTSAPGSGTEFVIEIPLQPRTRFS
- a CDS encoding TIGR03279 family radical SAM protein; the encoded protein is MSESSIRPAIITKVIPDSIAAEMGFEPGDAIVSINQQKPRDLIDYQFLCSDELLELEVIDRRGKTHQLEIEKDYDEDLGLEFESALFDGLIQCNNRCPFCFIDQKPPGMRDTLYLKDDDYRLSFLYGSYLTLTNLSQKEWNRIEQMRLSPLYVSVHATEPEIRTQLLKNPRASQILDQLKWFQQKRLQIHAQVVVCPGINDEKHLETTLLDLAKFGRGDIPAVASVAVVPVGLTRFRPEEDELIPVTAEKAREVIQQVQALQPKFRKTLGSTFAWLADEWFLIAGEEVPLESDYEDYPQIGNGVGSIRQFLDEFEEVATELLPPNVSPSRQFTWVVGNAVEKAFQPIVDRLNSVEGLQIEMVALCSDFWGQTMSVTGVLTGQDLLNGLQNRRLGDAILLPDVMLKHGETRFLDNMTVEDLAAQLKTSILPVSGIDGLILGCINPPL
- a CDS encoding response regulator transcription factor: MVLASYRYGSIAHQRSLYSHFAHLSNSLGSEAKELPENPLTRREQEILAMIVAGRSNQKIADLLYIDPGTVRVHYTEKSGLFSKIHSLLNSLSPSFNKLELSPYFAESLLILWS